Below is a window of Plasmodium gaboni strain SY75 chromosome 6, whole genome shotgun sequence DNA.
ATTcttattcttttatatcaAATCAACAAAGTATTAATATGTTTGGAGCTTCAGATGCTGTAtgtaaatttattttaGAAGGTCATGAGAAAGGTGTTAATTGTTGTACTTTTCATCATAATTTACCACTTATAGCATCAGGTTCAGatgataaattaataaaaatatggaGATTTAATGATAGTAAATGTTGGGAATTGGATACATTAAGAGGtcattttaataatgtATCAAGTCTTGTATTTCATAGAACTAATgatgatttattattaagTAATAGTGAAGATCATACTATAAGAATATGGGATATTAATAAACGTTCATGTATTCATACATTTAGAAGAGAAAATGATCGTTTCTGgattttatcatttaaaataaattcaaATCTAATAGCAGCTGGACATGATTCAGGTATGGTCATATTTAAATTTcataaagaaaaatgtccatatgataaatatgagcatttcttattttattgtaaagataaacaaatatgtttatatgatataataaaagatacAAATACAACATTATGTCCTGTCAGAAAATATGGTAATATTATGTCTAATGGATATCAtcaattaatatataatcacTTTTGTATAACAAATATTGctattatatttatatataaagaagaTGTTATCAATTGTCCCAATGGATCATCTAATCATGACGATGAAATGGATGACGAcgaagaatataataataaaaataataataataaaaaaaataataataataataataccAATCAACaacaatattattcatttgaTTTAATTGTTTGGGAGAATAGAAATGCCCttatgaataattataataataataatagtaataattataataataataatattaatagtaataattataataatccAAATAATGCTTGTTCGTcatcttttaatttttttaaaccTTGGTCATCAAAAAAAGATCATTccataaaaaataacagcaacaacaaaaataatgtcaatcataataataatcttAATAATGTTAATTCTGGTGATAATgcaaaatatattattaaaaataaatactGCTGCTTTGCTACTTTTGTTTcaagaaataaatatatttttgtagaaagaaaaaataacaataattatgttttaaatatacataatattcCTGATGATagtttatataaaaaaattgaagTGCCATTTAAAGTAGATCGAGTTCattcattaaataataatagaattataatattcgGTGAAcatcatatatatctttatgatatgaatatgaaaaaaattttaaatgaattaCATCACACAGATTCTATCATATCTGTTGAAGTTATAAAAGATTATATAGcttttgtttttaaatataatattgttataaCAACCATAGATTTACAACATCTTTCTACAGTACATGAATATATACGTATTAAAAGTGGTATATGGGATGaacgaaaaaaaaataattcaaatgtatttatttataatactCTTAGTCAtctaaaatatattttaattaatgGAGAGAAAGGATTAATCAAATATATGGATGAAACagtttatttatttaaaatatataataatcatttgtattatataaatagacaagaaaatgttaaaaatatattattaaatgatacggagtatttatttaaaatgtctttaataaataatgatgaaaatatggcatatcaatatttaaatataaccaacaagaaaaaaaaaacaaatatctcaaataataataatagtaataataataataatagtacTGCCGTTGTTCCTTTgaatgaaaagaaaaaattatattttagCTACAATTTAATAggatatattaaaaaaaaaggttTTGCCAATCTAGCAGTACAAATggttaataataataacacgttatttaatttatcaaTACAATTAGGACATTTAAATAATGCTCTAAAAGCTGCTAAGAAAATTGATAAAACACATATATGGAATATATTAAGTGTACATGCATTAATGCTAGGAAATTTTGAGATTGCTGAATATTCATTACAAAGAACTAAATCATATGACaaattatcttttttatatttcttcaGTGGTCATATTGAAAAACTAAAAAAGATGTTATCTATATCAATGATAAGAAATGATTTTATCtccatatttttaaattcattatatttagGTGATATAGAACAAAGAATTAATATCTTCATACAACAAAATCAACTTAATTTAGCTTTGTTATGTTctcatttatataatataccAATAAATCTATCAGATAAACAATGTGAATTTGATATTAATGATTGTAATTATTGCCCCAAAAAATCCTTTTATCTTAGTCCTCCTATTccaataataaaaattgaTGACATTTCAAATACTTCCCACAAAacttttaataataatatattatcatccaatgataatattataaatgccaaccaaacaaaaaatgatacccataatttaaataagGATAAAATAACCGATACACAAATAAATCTAgcaaataatattttatggaataattcatataacTGGCCAGTAATAAATTATGAACAAGCACATTATAAATTCAACACACAAACAGAATCAAATGAACAACCATATGGATATGTAAACGATATAAAAAATGCAGATTATAATGGAAgtataaattataaagatCAAGAGCTGAACAATATTGTAAACAAAAGTAACCTATCACATGCACATATGACAAATATATCAACAATagaaagaaatataaataataatgaatcatacaatgaaataaataagttTGAAGGTAAAAGTGATTTTTCGgatgaaaatgatatatgGAAGAATGATGTAAATGATGAggatataaatataatggATTTAGAtatagaagaaaatgaaaagatattaaataagaaagttttaaaaatagaaaggagagaaaatattttacaacagttattaaaaagaagTGGTAAAATTATAGATTTTATAAGAACTGGAAATATATCAACAtctttaaaattaatatctaaaaaatatggaatTGTTAATATGCAACCATTTAAACcaattataaaaaatatttatatatcgacatatgtatatattacaCCAATACAAAATATGGAACCATTAAAAATACCTGTACATatgaatgaaaataatgtaaataatatttttattacgAAACATTTCTTATATACTCAAATTAAAAAAGCACATAAATTAGTTACCCTAGGCAAATTTACACAAGCACTTAATCTTtttagaaatatattatatcatatgaTATTTGTAGAtacaaatgaaaatgaaaaagatttatatgattatcTAGAAATGGTTATAAGTTATATATTAGCTATGAGACTAGAAGAAGAAAGAAATCTAACTTCAACATCTGACCCTAGAAGAAGTTTAGAATTAATGGCATATTTTACATGTTGTTCCTTACAAAATTCTCATTTATATTTGGTTTTAAGAAGAGGCATGGGTTTAGCTTGGAAGGCTCAAAATTTTGTAACAGCTGGATcggtaaaaaaaaataaaataaagataaatgtaaatatattttattatctctatatataaaataaagatacATAATGTgatcatatatatatatatatatatatatttttttttttttttatacagTTTGCTAAACGATTAATCAATGgaaattatgaaaatattaaaggAGCAGAAGAAGAAATTGTTAAAGcaaaaaagatattattaatgTGTGAACAAAAAAGTACAGAACATTTTGATATTGATTATGATCCAAATGATTATAGTAATgataaaatttaaaatataaatatttgttgtagtacttataaatatatatcaatatataatatatatatatatatatatatttttttttttactttagatcatatgaaaatatgTTGTGTTAGCTTAACCAGAATAAAAGCAAAGGATGAAGTTGTTATGTGTCCATATTGTCAATCCATAGCAAAAAAAGAATTCACATCAACCATATGTCCAAATTGTCTTGTTGCAAAATTGGGAATAAAggtaaaaataaaaatgttgaatgaaataaaatacaaatctgtttaaattattttgtgttataatatatatatatatatatatatatatatatatatttttttttttttttttttttttttttttttttttttccttcaAGGCACTTGGATTCGactttttaaataaaaacatctaaggaacattatatataatatatatatatattttttttttattatattaagAGTAATATTTAGTAGTAGGATCcttatttataaattctTTTCAGTGATGAGAAAATATAACtagtaaaaaataaaaaagataaaaatatacatattatatatatatatatatatatatatatatatatatatatttatttatgtgtacatttattatttttttttttttttctttactcttttgaattatattttatgttgTTAATAACCATTCGtagaatataatatttctatatgaaaatattatatatatatttttaaaactATGTGGTTTTTTTTCAcgtattttttttcttttttatttttataagcctatattatttttatatattttaaaagccccttaaaatatgtaattatatttatttacataaaataaaaaatttatatgaataacTAATGACAAATGttaaataattcaaaaaaataaaataaaaataaataaataaatatattaaatcatgtatatatatatataatataaatgtaatattttttgtatattaaaaaattcacgtataaaaaatatataaattacaaatataaaaaaaaaaaatcacatatatatattgtgACATATAAAATCAACCTTATAAATATAGTCAGGATGTCAAgaaatattcatttttttaatttgaAAAATTGTATActcataaaataaataaaaatatatacatatatatatatatattttttatcgATTAATTGTAAATgtgtataaaaaaaaaaaaaaaagtgaGTTGCCATTATATCTTCATCAGTATTATCAtttcatattaaaaaagatacCATCAAAAAGATAAAACACAAAAATGCCAACGgatttaaaattatatctataaaaaggaacatattataaatgtatatatatatatatatataattatgtgtccatttttttttttagcCTTTTTATTTACCTGTGGATGATGAACTACTCATGGGGGTAGTcatttaagaaaaaaaaaaaaaaaaaaaaaaaaaaaattataaaattataaaataaatatatatacaacaaaaaaaaatatagaaacaaataatcatcaattttttaattatatatatatattttttttttttttttgttacTTGAAGTATGCAGAGTGGCCCGTTTTTAGGAAGGAATCAAAAACAATAATTTTTTGCtcattaaaattaaatggGATCCCTGACATGACTCCAATAAAATgattttttgataatacACTCTTAGTCAAATCAACataagaagaaaaagattTATAATCATAAGTAACTTTATctaagaaaatattttttaaagcATTACAATTGGCTTCAGTTAAGCATCCAATTTTCAAGCCTTGATTtttagaaatatataattttagTTGTTCTAAgttattaatattatattcttttaaaatcATAATTTTGTTTGAATGATTTATAATAGGTAATCCACTTATTAGT
It encodes the following:
- a CDS encoding putative coatomer alpha subunit; the encoded protein is MLVKCETKSQRVKSISFHPKINMILAGLHNGLIQLWDYRIGILIDKFEEHEGPVRGIDFHSVQPLFVSGADDYLIKVWNIHLKKCVFNLVGHLDYIRKVQFHQEYPWILSASDDQTIRIWNWQSRVCIAILTGHNHYVMCAEFHPNMDYIVSCSLDKTLRVWDIKLLREKNVISKGDHLDNNYNNNNNMVSGGSSNIMNNNTYYSNNYMHPLNDKPYGLSKNIYNSDFLSNHHNNNNNSTSGVGNSYSFISNQQSINMFGASDAVCKFILEGHEKGVNCCTFHHNLPLIASGSDDKLIKIWRFNDSKCWELDTLRGHFNNVSSLVFHRTNDDLLLSNSEDHTIRIWDINKRSCIHTFRRENDRFWILSFKINSNLIAAGHDSGMVIFKFHKEKCPYDKYEHFLFYCKDKQICLYDIIKDTNTTLCPVRKYGNIMSNGYHQLIYNHFCITNIAIIFIYKEDVINCPNGSSNHDDEMDDDEEYNNKNNNNKKNNNNNNTNQQQYYSFDLIVWENRNALMNNYNNNNSNNYNNNNINSNNYNNPNNACSSSFNFFKPWSSKKDHSIKNNSNNKNNVNHNNNLNNVNSGDNAKYIIKNKYCCFATFVSRNKYIFVERKNNNNYVLNIHNIPDDSLYKKIEVPFKVDRVHSLNNNRIIIFGEHHIYLYDMNMKKILNELHHTDSIISVEVIKDYIAFVFKYNIVITTIDLQHLSTVHEYIRIKSGIWDERKKNNSNVFIYNTLSHLKYILINGEKGLIKYMDETVYLFKIYNNHLYYINRQENVKNILLNDTEYLFKMSLINNDENMAYQYLNITNKKKKTNISNNNNSNNNNNSTAVVPLNEKKKLYFSYNLIGYIKKKGFANLAVQMVNNNNTLFNLSIQLGHLNNALKAAKKIDKTHIWNILSVHALMLGNFEIAEYSLQRTKSYDKLSFLYFFSGHIEKLKKMLSISMIRNDFISIFLNSLYLGDIEQRINIFIQQNQLNLALLCSHLYNIPINLSDKQCEFDINDCNYCPKKSFYLSPPIPIIKIDDISNTSHKTFNNNILSSNDNIINANQTKNDTHNLNKDKITDTQINLANNILWNNSYNWPVINYEQAHYKFNTQTESNEQPYGYVNDIKNADYNGSINYKDQELNNIVNKSNLSHAHMTNISTIERNINNNESYNEINKFEGKSDFSDENDIWKNDVNDEDINIMDLDIEENEKILNKKVLKIERRENILQQLLKRSGKIIDFIRTGNISTSLKLISKKYGIVNMQPFKPIIKNIYISTYVYITPIQNMEPLKIPVHMNENNVNNIFITKHFLYTQIKKAHKLVTLGKFTQALNLFRNILYHMIFVDTNENEKDLYDYLEMVISYILAMRLEEERNLTSTSDPRRSLELMAYFTCCSLQNSHLYLVLRRGMGLAWKAQNFVTAGSFAKRLINGNYENIKGAEEEIVKAKKILLMCEQKSTEHFDIDYDPNDYNHMKICCVSLTRIKAKDEVVMCPYCQSIAKKEFTSTICPNCLVAKLGIKALGFDFLNKNI